The Rhipicephalus sanguineus isolate Rsan-2018 chromosome 4, BIME_Rsan_1.4, whole genome shotgun sequence DNA window AGCTCGAGCTAGAAGCCTCAAGTTTGGGTTAGTTCATGATTGCCATCTTGGTACAAAGTGCAGTACGTAGCTGGACAAAGGCACTGTCAGTGCTTGTCATCGTCAAGACTGGAACAACCAGCGCTAGACTCGGACGGTGATACAGCGACAGAACGAACGACCTATGAGTCTTTCCCTCACCGTCCCTTGTCTAGCGCCGTTTGTTCCCGTCTTTatgatgtaccaaccagcccatttTGGTGCACTCCTGCTGTCTTCGTCTCTTTTCGCTTTTGTCGAGTTGCGCACTGCGATTCGTAGTAACATTGAGACCgaagctatattacatatgttctTTGTTGTAAGTTGAAGTTTACGAtgcagtgaagataggtggagtGACGAAACAGAGGTTCGCAGAGATAAAATGAAATCAGCTGGCCCAAGATGGAGTTAACTGGAGATGATTGGCAGAGCCCTTCTTCCTGGAGTGGACCTAAATAGGCTAAAATTAataatggcgatgatgatgataaatagcCCCATTGCACATGCTGCGCCCAGCCAGCTGCTTCCTCAGAACGGGTACATGCACCCTCAGCATATTTGTATAGCAGTAGCGCAAACATAGTAACGGGACGAAGGACGTCGATTATGTCACACTGCCTTTTATCTTACTATACTAAAGTAAAAGCTCGTCGATTCgacactcgttaattcggaaaattggatAATTCAGACTTCTTCcttggtcccggccagcatatgcattgtttaatggcatcaaactttcGTTAATTCGACCACATTGAGCCACAACCCGGTGAATTCGGATGATCCACGGggcgcgccgagcgcgaagcgccgcaaatgtgtgaCTCAAGAGCGAAAAGGGCCTTCGCAGACAATCGAAACGAAGCGGCGCTGCGCGCATCGCTATCTTCATCAGTTAGTGACCACGGTTTTGTCCACACGCGGATTCGGCACTGAGCAGCTTTGTTTAAACTTTATGCAATGCGTTCGcgatgtcacaaaactcaaacatggcggaACCTGTTGAAGTTGAAGAGCTTTTAGCCGCGGTCGGTGTCCTGGCATAGAACTCGCTTGCTAGATCGTGATGGATGAACtgtcagttgccggccattttatCTGCGAAAGAGCTATCGTCACGTGAGCGTGGTGGTGGCGGAGGTATGTAATAAGGGAGGGGTGCAGACCCCCTTTCAGGATAATTAAACCCGCGAGTCTGGCGCCGTGGCCGCATTGAGAACGAAGTCGCAGTATGGCAAAAATGGCGGCTTTCACGCTGCTCTCATGCAAATTAAGTGCAGGGTTTACGCATTCATCAAGCcaatgaaagtgtattgatgtaaTAGAAATTTGTTTTTGGTTTCTTGATTGTTTCGATGATAGCCATTCGGTTAACTCCAacattttttctggtcccgtgaaatccgaattaacgagtttttggtGTCTACTGcggcagtttctttctttttccttttcacgCAGAGACGTTGCAGAGGTAGTGCATtaccgaagcgcggaatcgaaccagggacctcttgatccgcagcgagcggcgctatccactacgccacgaaacgcaggtcctccacgtagctaacggcgagcgttatatacacaccatttagcgctggacggactcggagacagcaggcgataataagcgtttcttcattaccagcgaggtggcgctaggatcccgacgggcgcatttaaaagtcgtcggcgagctcgctcgcttcttcttatatttgcgcatgggagaagcttgcccttccgctgtctgctcgcgcggttttctcgtggcgaggggtagaggaatgtttcacgctttcaccgtgatgtccgcgctcatgttacggcgcgtacgaatgtcactcgagctcagggacgccgccaaacgaacaaaacagaagatgagcgcgaactatcaagtgtcacagctcgacacttcaagcacgctagtttccttcgctgcttcggccgcctttgcaacagaagcgctgttccaactgaaactattagttccttgctatcgcattcattgcttcgcccttgcggcgaaactgtgacttttttttctttctaaatgGAAGAGTTTATAAAGAGTGTGACTAGACAGATTGGCACGACATTACATTTTTCTAGCTAGTTTTGATGTCGTATAATATTACTTCTATTCTCTTGCCGTTCTTAGAGCTTCTTCAAATTAAATATGTCTCGCTATACTACCACCTACAACTATTAAATTGCGATGTGTCCCACCGAGCAGTTACGCCTTAGTGAAATGTTTTGATTATTAaaacgggccctgcaacactttttgaacattgtaagtaaatgctgccgattggtagtcgaggctcctgctaACATGCCAGTTAAatattatagtgcagcacgcggcaTAGAATTTACGATGAAGTATCAAAGTCAGCTATAAATCGCTCGCTCTTCCTTGGGCAAATGATGTCATAAGCGCAATTTGGCTTATGCGATAAATTCGGTTTACGGCCATTGACCACTACTAATCTAGTTTAGTGGGACATGTGAGGTACGTAGAGTAATATCACCTGAATGATGATGTCTTTGACTCGAAGACCTGCAGCCTCGGCTGGGCTTCCCGGTTCCACTGATGTGACGAACTGCTGCTTACGCACGTTGTCCTCGAGAAATACAAAACCATAACCTTCGAAATCCGGACGGCGCACCAGGTGGCAAAGTCGTGTCCTCGTTGCAGCCTCAGGAGACGCCACCTCTACCTTGGCCGCGGCTGAAGGTGGTGACTGGGGTACCGTCGGTGCATTCTTAGGAGACGCTACCTCGACCTTAACCGCGGATGCCGGATGGGACTGGGGTACCGTAGGTGCAGATTTAGGAATAGTAACCGCGAGCTTGGCGGCATCTGGAGGCGGGGACTGGGGTAACGTCGGTGCAGCCTTACGAGAAGGCACATCGACCTTCACCGCATCTGCAGTTGGGAACTGGGGTACTGTCGATACATCTCTCGGAGAACCCATTCTCTATCTTGGGAGCATCTGCAGGCGGTGACTGGTGCACCGTCGGTGCATCCTTAGAAGACGCCACCTCGACTTTGGCGGCGTCTGCAGGCAGGGACTGGGACACCATAGGTGCAGCCTTCGGAGAAGTCACCTCGACCTTGGGCGCGGTTGCAGGCTGGGACTGGGGTGCCGTCGGCGCCTCCTTAGAAGACGCCACCTCGATCTTGTCTGTACCTGCAGGGGACTGGTGCACCGTCGGTGCATCCTTAGAAGACGCCACCTCGATCTTGTCTGTACCTGCAGGGGACTGGTGCACCGTCGGTGCATCCTTAGAAGACGCCACCTCGATTTTGGCGGCGTCTGCAGGCGGGGACTGAGACACCATCGGTGCAGGCTTCGGAGAAGTCACCTCGACCTTGGCCCCGGTTGCAGGCTCGGAAAGGGGTAACGTCGGCGCATCCTTAGAAGACGCCACCTCGATCTTGTCTGTCCCTGCAGGGGACTGGGGTGCCGTCGGTACAGCCTCAGGAGAAGCCATCTCGACCTTAGCCGCATCAGAGGGTGGTGACTGGGGTATCGTCTGTGCAGCTTTAGAAGCCGTCTCGAGAATGGCCGCATCTGCAGGCTGGGACTGGGGTACCGTCGCCATCTCGACTTTAACGACGTCTGCAGGCGGGGATCGGGGTACCGTCGGCACATCTTTAGAAGGCGCCATCTCAATCTTGGCACCGTCTGCAGGCTTTGACTGGGGTACCGTCGGTGCATGCTCAGAAGAAGCCATCTCGACCTTGCCCGCACCTGCAGGCTGGGACTGAGATGCGGTAGACAAGCCCTGCTGTGTATTCGCGCCGTCGTTATTCTGGGTCTAAAAGGAAGAGGGAACATTTTTCATTATATTCTTATTCCTTAAAAACCCCATTAAATGGTTACTACATAAAGGGTGGGTACATACATGAAAAAATGAAAGCCATACTTTATTACAGTGCAAATAATATGTTATGGTGGTTAAAAATGTGGATGGACAGGTTATGACTGTGATGGCGTTacaaaggccgttccagtctgttGCTGCACGAAAAAAACAATGAAGACGTAAATGTTACGGTGCGCGCACGCAGGCGCGCAACTTGTTGCGTGTGACCGGTCCGACTGGATAtgtgtgtgggggtgcacttgtTGATCGCGAAGTCGAATATATGTAAACGCGACGCCAAAAGTTAGCCTAACGCCACCTGAAGAGGCTATAATGTATTCAGCCATAGCCAACACAGGTTATATCTGTATACGCAAGAACATCATGACATTCATACTAACTGAAGGTTATATCGTTTTTCTTGCAGGGGATTGCGTACATTAGGTCATATGAGCCGACAATAGCCAGAACTCACTACTTAGCCAACAGACCGGTGTGAAGGGGTGGCGGGTCGACCCCTTTTACGCGCAAGCGTGTACATGCCACATTTCTGAAATCGCCGTCGTGAAATGTATCACAGCAATCCTGGTCAACGTAAAGAGACGTTCTACGGGCAATGCACAAAGGGATAGCACTGATTCGCTTGCACTTTGCCCGGGCTCACGGTGTGAAACGTCACTGGAACTTTTTAATGTGTCAACCCAGGAGATATGATTAGCAGCTGTGTATGTTGTGTCAAAGGTAAAAACCTTACCTCTGCGCACGGAATCCTGTTAGAGCATGTGGACACCGTCAGTTCGTAAAGTTCTGCCTCAGTTGAAGTAAACTGTTCGTCGAAAGTTAGCGCACATCTTGTGCCCTTTCTTCGTCGTTGTATTTATTCAGAGCTTAAACATTTGTTGATAGGCGTaggttttctcgttgagtcggcatagtATCGCTTACGCGTTTAAATACAGCcccgtgtttagaaaaaaaagggTGAATATTTATAGTATTCCATGCACTACTGTAGGAGGGTAGTGAACCGTCCCTACGCAGAATACTAAGACCGGTTAGACATGACGACGAAAAACCGCGCCATGtgtttatataaaaaaagaaaggagtatCGTATACTATATTGGATACTGTAGGCTGTCTCTACAACGTGGTCCTAAAGTAAGGTTGTCGCACGCAAAACTTGTGTTTTGAAAGAATGGGGATAGTAAATtcccaaccttctccccactccctcttgactccagagcagagctctctcagctgcgtagccgctgtcagttgcagaagggagtggaaggttgtccTAGCTGCCTTGCCTAATCTTGGTTGTTCACACTTCTCAAGGAGAgagacgactcctttctttgcaaaacaactcgatatttatatacagggtatatacaAGGTTAAGTGGCAGCTATATACATCGGAACTTGCGCATCAgcattcggcagagccgacaagtgcatggcaccgctcctgcgacaagaaccccccGTGAgcagccgggagccaggttttaacaccatcattgctcctcccagttttccccacggcaaatcaaaacaaCTCAGACCGCTTATTGGGCCGGCTGTAATTTCgtctgccggaggcctccacgctctctctctctctgaagctttttgagccacctgcctgagagagagacgtagAAACGGCCGAGAAGCGACATTCCTAGAAGTGCactaaaacacacacacgcgatgTTGGCGCCGTTCAGCTCCCCCGATCGTGCtacatacactgtgcggccggttagtTAGCGGGACCATGCCATCCATACTCGGCGGCATACCGTCTCCGCTGACAGGCCATTCGCGGACACTATGCGAGATTTATTGGTGTCGTGGCCACTATTCGAGATTTATTGGTGTCACCGTCTTGGCTTCCTTCGCGCCGCTTCCCGGTATCCCGCGGGCCGtgggccgctgcgttggtcgttaaaccgatggtaaatagggcgcgtctttttcttcgaacggttatgggcagctgaGAAGTGTTCTTCTGTCCCCGCGCCTCCTACATTCGAATcgagcgtcgctgcgcttcgaccctcgacttcgaggctggcttcttggaagccgcgcTTTTGGGAGAAAGACACGCCTATC harbors:
- the LOC119391272 gene encoding proteoglycan 4-like encodes the protein MEQPPVPPDQTQNNDGANTQQGLSTASQSQPAGAGKVEMASSEHAPTVPQSKPADGAKIEMAPSKDVPTVPRSPPADVVKVEMATVPQSQPADAAILETASKAAQTIPQSPPSDAAKVEMASPEAVPTAPQSPAGTDKIEVASSKDAPTLPLSEPATGAKVEVTSPKPAPMVSQSPPADAAKIEVASSKDAPTVHQSPAGTDKIEVASSKDAPTVHQSPAGTDKIEVASSKEAPTAPQSQPATAPKVEVTSPKAAPMVSQSLPADAAKVEVASSKDAPTVHQSPPADAPKIENGFSERYAAKLAVTIPKSAPTVPQSHPASAVKVEVASPKNAPTVPQSPPSAAAKVEVASPEAATRTRLCHLVRRPDFEGYGFVFLEDNVRKQQFVTSVEPGSPAEAAGLRVKDIIIQVNGAQIEGASHQDVLRRLYSIPNEARLLVADEADFNRYKKHEDIDSLPSVTEVSLAAEAEANRSASKPASPHAGLALASLPPTLASLSAEHGGRQKSVEHTSPNPTMQKLPAVTSGTHDPLVTVKREPSSPTESTLRRRITTDEGYQPSSQGSGRQAISPRAPAPSAASVEQRDESSEQVSVRLPPLDLLELTVRLLLPLRLPLPLLLGVMMTSLLAVYYLYAYIKRPSQN